The following proteins are encoded in a genomic region of Musa acuminata AAA Group cultivar baxijiao chromosome BXJ2-11, Cavendish_Baxijiao_AAA, whole genome shotgun sequence:
- the LOC135627050 gene encoding GDSL esterase/lipase At1g28580-like has protein sequence MASSSFPLHLILLAINLLLLPSVVTPSTARYSAIFSFGDSLADTGNLAFFSGGKDQANRPPYGETYFHRPNGRYSDGRIILDFIAQTTGLPLVRPYPAGRGSEGFVYGANFAVAGACALSNAFYEAEGFNVTWEDYSLGTQLKWFEQLLSSPSVLAPNDALSKSLFIMGEIGANDYSSVLVGDNPMESAQALVAPVARAIGAAIDALVRTGAKTVLVSGVFPLGCVPLFLTRFRTRNAEAYDPATGCLKWLNELSQHHNLLLQRELRRLRRAHPHSTIIYADIYGAMMAIYTSPSQFGMRSTLEACCGGEGPYDYNSSVTCGDPTSTLCSDPWSYVSWDGRHLTEAAYQIIANGIAGIVAGPNTQVSHYANVDQM, from the exons ATGGCATCATCGTCCTTCCCCCTCCATCTCATCCTCCTCGCCATCAATCTCCTCCTGCTGCCGAGCGTCGTCACCCCATCCACTGCCCGCTACTCCGCCATCTTTAGCTTCGGCGACTCGCTCGCCGACACCGGAAACTTGGCCTTCTTCTCCGGCGGCAAGGATCAGGCTAACCGGCCTCCCTACGGCGAGACCTACTTCCATCGACCTAACGGCCGCTATTCCGATGGCCGAATCATACTAGACTTCATCG CACAAACCACGGGGCTGCCTCTGGTGCGGCCATATCCTGCAGGGCGCGGCAGCGAGGGATTCGTCTACGGGGCCAACTTTGCCGTGGCAGGAGCCTGCGCGCTCAGCAACGCCTTCTACGAGGCCGAGGGATTCAACGTCACATGGGAGGATTACTCCTTAGGCACGCAGCTCAAGTGGTTCGAGCAACTGCTGTCGTCTCCCTCTGTTCTTG CCCCGAATGACGCTCTGAGCAAGTCGCTGTTCATCATGGGGGAGATAGGGGCGAACGACTACAGTTCTGTTTTGGTCGGCGACAACCCCATGGAGTCCGCACAAGCCCTCGTCGCCCCTGTCGCGCGCGCAATCGGTGCGGCCATCGAC GCGCTGGTTCGGACCGGGGCGAAGACGGTGTTGGTTTCCGGGGTCTTCCCACTGGGGTGCGTCCCTCTGTTCCTCACCAGGTTCCGGACTCGGAACGCCGAGGCGTACGATCCAGCGACAGGTTGCCTCAAGTGGCTGAACGAGTTATCGCAGCATCACAACCTGCTGCTGCAGCGCGAGCTTCGTCGACTTCGGCGAGCCCACCCACACTCCACCATCATCTACGCTGACATTTATGGAGCTATGATGGCCATCTACACATCTCCAAGCCAATTCG GGATGAGGTCGACTCTGGAGGCCTGCTGTGGGGGCGAGGGGCCCTACGACTACAATTCCTCCGTGACCTGCGGTGATCCGACGTCGACGTTGTGCAGCGATCCATGGAGCTACGTTTCTTGGGACGGGCGGCACCTCACCGAGGCAGCCTACCAAATTATTGCCAATGGCATAGCGGGTATAGTGGCCGGACCAAACACACAAGTCTCCCACTACGCAAACGTTGATCAAATGTAA
- the LOC103970895 gene encoding GDSL esterase/lipase At1g28580-like produces the protein MGVNDYNSVLVHDKPIESARALVAPVARAIGAAIDVSQLQPRPAVDLIPIVDSSITDQLMLTDLQALVRAGAKTVFVSGIFPMGCIALFLTETQNAAPNDPETGCLKWLNEFSQHHNLLLRRELRRLRRAHPHSTIIYDDIYRALMAIYMSPSHFGEPQTAAASRDYEFISSWLSE, from the coding sequence ATGGGGGTGAACGACTACAATTCTGTGTTGGTCCACGACAAACCCATCGAGTCCGCACGGGCCCTCGTCGCCCCTGTTGCGCGCGCGATCGGTGCGGCCATCGACGTAAGCCAGCTGCAACCTCGCCCTGCCgtcgatttgattcccattgtcGACTCCTCCATCACTGACCAACTCATGTTGACTGATCTCCAGGCGCTGGTTCGGGCCGGGGCGAAGACCGTATTCGTTTCCGGCATCTTCCCAATGGGGTGCATCGCTCTGTTCCTCACCGAGACTCAGAACGCCGCGCCGAACGATCCAGAAACGGGTTGCCTCAAGTGGCTAAACGAGTTCTCGCAGCACCACAACCTACTGCTGCGGCGCGAGCTCCGTCGACTTCGGCGAGCCCACCCACACTCCACCATCATCTACGATGACATTTACCGAGCTCTGATGGCCATCTACATGTCTCCAAGCCACTTCGGTGAACCCCAAACTGCCGCTGCCTCTCGTGACTACGAGTTCATCTCATCATGGCTTAGCGAATGA